The segment tcAGCCTcgcgattttaaaacgcgtctactagaaataagttttcacattttttataaagaatgtttcgttcccctcttcgtGTGATCTCATCAAACATTAAATGACGGTTAGCCCTAAGTTTTTGACAGCTCACATGCATTCCTACCAAAATgccaatcaaatcaaatcgatctcataaatgttttttaaaataaagaagcgGGTCCCACAAGAGAAGGCCCCACGCTGTTCCATTTTGCCCTATCAATCAAGTGGGACCCGCTCATCACATGAACCTGTTTTCAAATGCCTTAAACTCGATCCGACGGTCCAAGATTGGGCTCTTCAAAACCTAATCTTGGCCGTTTGTTTTTGGTCAAAGGTCTTTTAATACGATTGGCTGTAATTGTCTAAGGCTTGTCTCCTCCACGTCGGACCACATCCTCCAGCGTGTCCTTCTTTAGGGAAACATTCATATCTGTCGCTTGACACACACGGGATGCTCTACACCACGTGCCACCGCCACATAATTAGCCTAGCGCCCACGTGTCATCATATTTGTATTTCTTTGttatttacttaattaatgttcaatattttttcctaatatatattatatattttcataatttataaaaaaaaatcttaataaaggataatttaaaaaatatatttggaaaataCATAGCCAcacaattaattttcatagaaaataaaatatcataaatgcAAAGAGAAGACACGTGTCAAATTATTAATGGTAGAGTTCATGTAGACCATAATTTGCTTCTtcctattatatatattccacATCATCATCAATTCTTCACAGTTTTCATTTCTCTCATAATCCCTCCAACAATTTAACTTCCAAAGCCAATGGTGAAAATGGCAGTTTCTAACGACCGAGATCTCCAAGCCACCGAGCTCCGTCTCGGCCTCCCTGGCTCCAACGAACCCGATCGCTGCAGCGGGTTAAAGCCGAACAAGAGACCCTTTTCAGAGATTGATAAGGAAAGTAACAGCAGCATTTCGGATGCCGGGAATTGCCTCGATCAAAGCTCCCAATCTCCTCCCTCCAAGTAAGCACAAAAAAACTCGAACTCAAATTCGAGTTTTAGATCTAGTAACGACTTAAGGTATAAGAAAGACAAAATTAGTTCTCAACTAATAATGTTAAGGATTTATTATAGGGCACAAGTTGTTGGATGGCCACCGGTTCGATCGAACCGGAGGAATTGTTTGGCCGGAAAGAAAAACGAGGTAGAAAGTTGCGGTGGAGTGTACGTGAAAGTGAGCATGGACGGAGCTCCATACTTGAGGAAGCTTGATCTAACCATTTACAAAAGCTACACCGAGCTCGTGAAGGCCTTGGAAAACATGTTCAAGTTCAATCTCGGTAAGAAAAATGtctaacaaacaaaaaaaaacttaaaaacttCCGCTTTTGAATTCAGTAGCTTGACAAATAATCTCGTTCGATCTCTTAGGTGGTTACTCGGAGAAAGAAGGTTTCAATGGATCAGATTACGCCGCAACTTACGAAGACAAAGATGGCGACTGGATGCTTGTGGGCGATGTTCCATGGGAGTAAGTTCATTTATGAGATCgtatcatttaattttgttctaaaCAAAAAGAGCATTTCTGAtctgaaatttaaattttcaaaatgtacAGAATGTTCATCTCGTCTTGCAAAAGGCTGAGGATCATGAAAGGAACAGAAGCAAGAGGGTTATCAGAGAACCGCCATTGAAGCAAGCTTTTCATGACAGCAACTGATGGCTAACACGAGAAAGAAAGgatacataaaaaataataaaaaaaaaaaaatagtttttttagaTCTTTATTGTTTGTAAAAGAATAATTCAGATCCAAACTGTATAGAGGGTCATCCATCCCCATATACATTATCGACAATATTATTATACGAGCAATATTTGGATACATATTAAATTATACCAACAATATTTGGAGCAAAAAAATACGGATTTTCTTATGAGtgcaaatatttatttaattaattttttaaaaataaaataaagtgaaaatagtttaaataaaatgcatAAGATAAACGATTTAGTCATTGAACTCGTATATATGTATGACTTAGGGTATagtttggttttttattttttttttgaattctgGGTTGAAACCAAACGTCATCGTATCCACTTACATCATGATCTATTATTTATGAGAACATTGGCGTTACAGGTCCATTACAATCATGGTTGAATTAGGGTGAAAATACGTATACACTTTCTTCATGAGATTAACCAGTTTCTCGTACTTCTCTGCATTGATATTCTCATCTCGTTCTCGAATACAAACtctctcaaatgtcgaactaTTCATagagtaaatattaaaaccgAGTAGCCCTACAAAACATAGCACATCATACACAAAGACGTGGGACACGTCGAAAGAGATTAGGTTAGTGACATTGGATGTGAAAGAAAACAAGTCCACGAGCAAAGGATTTGCACCTAACAAAGATAGCTCGAATTTGAAGATAAGTTGGAGATATGCAAGAAATGTCACACTCCAATAACTCTCTCCTTCATAATTGCTTAACAAATCCATTGCTCTCCACATCTCTCCCATTACCCTACAAAGCTTTCGTggaacataaaattttagggtttattcCGACTCTCGAGCATCATCGTTGATACTTCTCGATTAAACGCGTACCCAATAAGTAGCTACAACCAACGTTTGAGTTAAAACTATGCTCGATTGAAAAAAAGTCGAAGATATATACCTTAAACAATTTTTGTTACTGCAGTAAGCGATGAACATGAATAGATAATATCGAGACAAGAAAACTACTCTTTCATTAATGCATTGGATCCTcaccttttctcttttttgctGCTTTGGTAGAACGAAGATTCAAATGGTCAATCTCATTGAAAGCTTCTTTTTATGTGTTCTGTGCATTGAATCTTTCCCTCAATTATTGTTTAGTTGAAAGGAAATGTTCTTACTGACCTTTCCTGAAcagaatttattgttaattttaaaatatatatatatatatatatatatatatatataaatttatcatttttatactccaacaatttttaaacacgcaaatcttaattaaatgtttgaaaaaattattttaaaaataacaatttaaataaatgactgGAACCATCTAAAttaaattggtaaaaaaaaaaataattttcgaaatcagaattaattaattaattaatgcaaGGAAGTGAAGGATTCAATCAATTGTTGGAACACACGTGTGACATGAAACATGATGGACTTTGACTTGTGGGGTCTCCTCCCACACGTGCGTGTTACAGTCTTTGGACTTGTGGACATTGGCCCAATTAACATctctttcatcttttatttggatattaagatattataaatcattttgtttttaatttaatgatttaaaccaatttttaattttttaattcactaaaaaaaaaaaaattcacattttaatcgaaaatatatttttaatatatttatttatactcaaattaataaatataatctcGAGCTTGTccttacaaattaaaaaacttgCCAAAAATATCGCtttcaaattcttaaattttaatatcttcaTTGTCGGTATCATTTATCTTTTCTCTCTACATCAAAGCCCCCTTATTAACAtgtcaatttgagcataactcAATAAGCTTCCAATTAGCTAATATAACAAATCCGACTAACCTAAAGACCAAATCCTCTTGACACAACATTACCGTTAACGCGATCTTAGAACGAAAccctaattaaattatttggttaTAGGAATTCATTACCCTCCACTTTAATTTCGAGAACTCGTATTgatttgtatatataatattcacTCTTAGAATCAATTTACGTCACACAGGAACGTTAGGTTCATATAACCTAATTAAATTAGTTGTCAACTCCACCCTACCCAATGTTATGTACTctgagccgttgttatttctctcttgcttacttatataacgtctctttaaaaaatctctctctgccctcgttttctaaaaccttctcttaaaaccgaggccagaggctcgagcatacgtcgcttggccgtaggcgacgcaagaacgaattagcttagctcacttgtcgttggaaagtgagtgtcaCACAATCGCAAATCCACTGCCATCaaaagtgtgattgtgacaagtggaaTGTTAGGTTCATCAAGTAAacctataattattaaaatagtaGTCTTAAAAGAAGAGTGATGAATTAAAAGGGAACATGAAGATTGGCTCATAAAGATATCATTGACCATTAAATACACATTATTAAAAGACGAACTTAGGCTTTATATCatcataatattataattattattgatacTCATTTGTCTGCCAAACAAGGTTCATAATGTTCTTAACTTAATCTTACAtcaatgtatatatatataatataatgtttttattatatgcTATATTacgagaaattaaaatagaaaccATGTCGGGTTTAggtcaaaaatatatatacgaAACCAGCTTAATCTCGTACCTGAGTTCATATATAGACTCAAGATTCAAAATGTAAACGTTTATAGAGAAGACAACCGTACGTAGGTTAAAGCTCGTAGGTTCTTACTTTTTAACATCGAGCCAAATTCTCGTGTACGGCGAGCTGACGTAAACTTAAACCGAGCCAAAtatagatgaaaaaaaaaaaaaagtaaattaaaattagaattgaTGGAGAAGAAGGGGGAGGGGCCAGTGGGATACCCTGCACCGGTGCACATGGGATAGGGTTCGAGACTTTGGTGACACAAACCCTACAATTTCACATGGCCCATTAAGTGGGTCCCACCTTCCAAATGAATCTATGCACATGACATGTCCTTCCATGTGGGCTCCCTTCCCATTTGCCCCCACCTTCCAAATGAATctatttcataatcataaccCTATTTATTCACTATTTACAATTTAGTCCCTACGATTAGGGTTTCGTCATTAgcttatgaaaaaataaacgTCCCGTTTGAGTTTGATGGGTCGTTTTTTTTAGTCTCATAACGAGTGAATCTTAGAGTCGAGCTAGCTTTCTTCTACTTTTGCATTCGAGGGTCAATTTTAGTTTGGCTCGAGAAAACCTTCGCACGCCTCAGAACATAGTTTAGTCTCATAACGAGTGAATCTTAGAGTCGAGTTAactttcttttgcttttgcaCTCGAGGGTCAATTTCAGTTTGACTCGAGAAAACCTTCGCACGCCTCAGAACATAGTTTAGTCTCATAACGAGTGAATCTTGGAGTCGAGCTAACTTTCTTCTACTTTTGCACTCGAGGGTCAATTTTAGTTTGGCTCGAGAAAACCTTCGCATGCCTCAGAACATAGTTTAGTCTCATAACGAGTGAATCTTAGAGTCGAGTTAactttcttttgcttttgcaCTCGAGGGTCAATTTCAGTTTGACTCGAGAAAACCTTCGCACGCCTCAGAACATAGTTTAGTCTCATAACGAGTGAATCTTGGAGTCGAGCTAACTTTCTTCTACTTTTGCACTCGAGGGTTAATTTCAGTTTGGCACGAGAAAACCTTCGCATGCCTCAGGTCTTACACTTTTGAGAACGTCGTCTCgaaaactttcttttcttttgttgtttttttcaaCAAATCGGTTCGAGTGTTGTTgctaccatttgtaaaagccttggtttttattcttttttctcatctttttgAAGGCATTATAAAGCACTTTGCTACACATAAAGGGCACACCCCAACATCTCCATATTCCATGTTTTCTTTAGTGGGTGTTGATAGCAAATACtattcaatcaaatttaacACGACCCGACTCGACTATGCCATTAGAGTATGCACCCACTCAACACACAAAATACTCGATGGCCCTGTACGTAATCACTAGTGTAGAATGTTATCGTGACATCTTTTTGAATACCCAATTTGAATGAacgatttttcaaaatttgtgatTCGGTCGGCCAATTACTAAATAGCTATTTGTTGGCGCGTGCAATACAAACATCATCCATTTCATGGCCAATAATTATTAGCCAATCATACACTAAAATGcagagggaaaaaagaaataaaaaaataattattgtattaATAGCATTTTcgatctaattatttttaaaaggcgatttatttttatttagctaattaaataatgttattaattaatttgatgcaacataaaaaataaaaaataaaaattattagacaAAATAAATTGGTATGGGCCATACAACATATCAAACcctaataattcaattttattaaacaaatttgtcacattattatttaattaataaaattacattaaaataagattataaaaattaaattatacaaaatattaatatcacatataattaacaaaaaaaaaatttaaaaaccaataataatttttaaaaataacaattttttttacgcctataaattaaattaaattaaataataacagTCAAAGGCAAGAGAAAGGCAGAGAAGACGGTGGAATGCTAAATTCACCCGCTCGTTATTTATCCCAGAAGCTTGGAAGACACCGCCTCACTTCACCCTCCACAGGTCACAGTCTCACAGTCTCACAACCCCATccattaaagaaagaaaaataacccaCCTCACCGCCATGTATGTTTAGCACGTACACAGCCCTCCTTCTCACCCGCGGGTTATTTTCATAATAcaaaaccaaccaaccaaacaAGCAAAAAGGTGTAGCCTTTCACTCATAGATCATAATACACATAGAAcccaaaagagagagagagagagagtttatGGCGGAGAACAAGAAGATGGAGTTTGAAGAGACCGAGCTCCGGCTCGGTCTGCCCggaaacaacaacaacaacaacaacagtgGTGGCGGTGGCGAATCGGGAGAGATAACGGCTCGGAAACGAGGCTTTGCTGAAACTGTCAGCAGTGAGACCATTTCCAAGGTTGATCTCAAGCTTAATCTTTCGTCCAAAGAAGCCACCGGGGACGATGACGGTGTTGCTGCTGATCGCAACCCGAGAAACGATGACAAAGCCGTTCTCACGGCAGATCCAGCCAAGCCTCCCGCTAAGTaaactcaaatttatttaatgcaattcgggtttttttttgtgaatctCCTCCAATGATTTCTTCTGTTTTCGTGAATGCGCGAAGGGCACAAGTTGTGGGATGGCCACCGGTTCGATCGTTCCGAAAGAACAACATGTTGGCGTTCGTGAAAGTAAGCATGGATGGCGCGCCATATCTGCGTAAAGTGGACTTGAAGATGTACAAGAGCTACAAGCAACTCTCTGATGCTCTCGCTGCCATGTTTGGCTCCTTCACCACCATTAGTAAGCTACCGTAATCGTCTAACAAATAATAACCGTTGGATGTAGATTCAAGAATTTGTTCTAGATATTAGTTCGACTTCAATCTCATATACGTTCGATCATGAATAATTTCTCGTCAATTACTCTTCTTCTTTACTTATTGACTTCTTTGGTGACTTTTTGAATCTGGGTTTCGTTTATATTATTCGAGGTAACTGTGGATCTCAAGAAATGAAGGATTTCATGAACGAGAGCAAGTTGATGGATCTTCTGAGTGGCTCTGATTATGTTCCAACTTATGAAGACAAAGACGGTGATTGGATGCTGGTTGGAGATGTTCCATGGGAGTAAGTTTCAGTATTTTTTGGAGCCATAAATTTCGATGTTAACGTACCAATTCATTAATTCCATTTATTTTGACAAATATAGAATGTTCGTTGAATCTTGCAAACGTCTACGCATCATGAAAGGAAAGGAGGCCATTGGACTCGGTACGTTTTATCATCAATCTTCCTAACcctaaaacaatatttttaagagGGTTTTTCTTCCACCCCCATAatataccatttttatttcttaatttttcaaatataagtTGTGACTGATGAATTtgatacaaaaataaatttttttttcagttaatttaaaaaataaggtaattttaagaattgaaaattattaacctgccactaattttttatttttttaaaaatagaatgtagtttttaaaatttatttttaattatttcccTTAATTTGTGagctaaaataatattaattattggtCTAAGATCTTATACAATAATAttagaatataaaaagaagtGTTGAATCTAAGaatattaggttaaattatcatttttagttcgtatttatttttaaatatccatATCTTTTAATTCGTTCAAAGTCATTATCTTTCTCTACTCAGCCTTAGAATTTCTCTAACAGAGTTACTGACTCTATACTCACATATTTGACCAATTGTCTGTCCTACTCTAAATTTCTTGACACAACCCGTTTGTTGTCTCGACAAAGATTTAAGTGAAAATGTTAACATTGGTCAATACAACGAACGTCTTATTAGCATCATTCCTTACTTCAATACCCTTCTAACCTAGCCTTTAATTTCTCTCCCTCCTTATTTCAGCACCTAGAGCCGTGGAGAAATGCAAGAATAGAAGCTAAGCAAGTAAAACCAAAGGCAGCTTAACTCGGTTCGATCTCGAGTCTTAGTTTACCCTAATTATCGAAATATCGATAATTTAGAAAAACGTTCAGATTCGAGAAAAGAAGGCAGATGGGTTGTTTTGGTGTTCCTTGTATGATTAAGTAAGATGTGAAAGCGTTTTAAGTGGTAGTTTTATATTTGTCATATATACTTATTTGCTTAAGTTTTAAGACTTGGTTTGATATTTGTCTAACATACTTTGTTTAAGTATTTATGGATTTgggtttaaataataaactccCTGTTTGCttgtagtaataataatattgttttgtttattaatttatataataatttttcaatgattgattcttgaaatttcttcttaaatatattattattattattattataatatatatatatatatatatatatataggagaGGGCCAATAATTAAATGGAAATGTTCCATATGGATGGTTGAGCATAGGGAACAAGGTCATGTGGATGGTTGAAGAAGGCATTTATGTGGATGACCCATTCATGTTTTGAGTTTGctgtttatgttatttattgaaaatgtcTTTTTTTGTGCTAATAATGCAATGGATAGCTAAGCTTTAAAATTGTGTTAAAAAACgcatttaagaatttaaaaagaaaaggaaagaaaaaagttcaaaCTTTGGGTATtaatcaaacttttaatttgatgtGTTTCTTTGTCTCTCTGCCACATGTGGATTGTGACTGTGTGTTCGTGATCGATTAATATGCATTACGTGTGCTAGTCTTTTGGGTGTCTTTGCATGTGtgatatttttcaattttgcttTAGTGAAATTCTTCAAACCCACCTTCATCAATCAATAGCAAGTGAAGGAAAACGATGGTATCAAAAAACCAAGAATCAAGCTTAATGAAGCATAAAGTTGAACATAGCTGAGATTTGACGTACCTATTTAGCCTCGCAGATTAGGTCGAGATTTTCCCTATAATACTTAGGCAAAAGAGAGCTGTCTCGAGTCAAAGGAACTAGCCTCTTAATTGAGACTGAACCAATGTGGCTAATAGTTTTATACCGAGCATCCAAGGGCCACCACCACGACCTAGTGTAGGTCACCTTGAATAATAAATCCTCCAAGTCCTGCCCTGAACTCCGAATCTCATCTTCCAGAACATGAACTTACAACCAAGTGGAGTCACTCAAGTAGTgctcaaataataataatcataaataacTATTGTTCTTTATTggggggaaagaaaaagaacttaTAAACCCTAATAAGCTTTCCATGTATGGCTTGCCTCTGGGTACTGGACTCAGTTCCATactgaaaaatatagttttaggAAGTGTGGAAgtgttacaaataaaaatgtttacaCAGGCGAGGTGCTCTTGCCTATAACCCCAAATGGATGGCAGCTGCACTCTGCCTTCATTGGCTCTAATACACAACGCACAATTACTATCAGTGtgccaagaagaaaaacattctGAACTTCTGAACTGTTTAAGACATAAGAATGTTACACTGATGGCTTCCTACCCTTCTTCGTTTCGTGTAATTATCCGATGACtgccaacaagaacaagatcacTGTCATTTACTACTACATGAAGTTTGTGTATGCATCATTGTGTCAGATTAGGATATTAATTGGATTCATGAAGCCAAATATGTGAATTGAACAATTGAGAAAGAAATTATACTACATGAAATTGAGTATTAGACTTTGTTTATTCCGATACCGTGTTAAAATACTCCTAAACTTGTTGGTTACCATTAAGCTCACAAGTTTAAGCTCGCTCTTGGGCAATATGTTCTTAACAACCATGTTTGTGTTCAGACCGCTATATGGATAACGAGTAGTTCTGACTTACCTGTGAATTAATAAGAGGTGGAACTCGAATACGTTTTGAGCCATCTGCCAAGCGCTTGCATGATAGTAGGTTCTCCTCAGGTGCAGCAGCCTTATCAAGCTGAAATGGACAAAAGAGATGCATAATCACATCAGAGTGCTGATCCTTCTTTGAGCCATCTACCATGTACATGGACTGTCGCCACTTTCCAGGTAACCAATCCTCAAATTCAGTAGGAGATTAAAGTCAAGCAATCAATTTGTGTACCTGAATTCGAATAGCTCCAACTACTAACTCCTTGCAATCTGATGCGTGCACAGTTCGTAAACTGGGGCACTGAAGTAACAATCTCTCTGCGAGCAGACATATATATCCAATATTATTAGGAGAAAAACTTGCCATCTGATATATGGATTATAGTCAGTTTCAAGGAGATCATCAGTTAAGAggtaagagaaaaataaaaaaactcacCTGGATGCAAATTTTTGCAAGAGTTCAGATTGAGATCCTCTAGTTGTGGGCAGTTAAGATATAGAGCCTGCATGTGAAGAACAGACTAAGAACGCAGAAACTAATGGCGTATAGATTTGATATCTAATGGCTAAAGAGTCTCACATCTAAACCGGAACAACCCCACAAACTCAGCTTTTTCAGGTGGTTGTGTTTGATGATCAGCTTTTGGTAAATGAGGTGAAACTTAGAGTTTGGTTGTTTTGATAACTCATGATCACCAGTTTCAGATGTAGAATCCTGAGCATTAGGGTCACAAATTGTCATCCCACAATCCATGAGTTCAAGAAGTGGCAATTCAGCCGTTGCAAATTGTATGCCACCTGTAGAGCACGGGCAACTTCATCAGCAACCGGAAATCAAGACCCAGCATACTAACAAATTAATACAAAGATGAAATTACACAAAAATCAGATATAAATATGAGTGATTACTTGAAGTGATATTGGGACAGAGGGCAAGGAGAAGCCTAGACAATGAATCTGGGAATACATTACAGATCATTCCAATGCCACTGTCACTGATGCTAGACctgaaaacaaaatcaatggTCGATTCAGATGATCTCTTTATACTAATTATGGCTTCAGAATAATATGATATCGATAAGCTCGCTTTAGCGATTTAAGGAAACATTTTTAAGCAAGAGATGATAAATTCTAAAGCAATTCACTGTCAAGAACAGTTTCATTATTTACTCAAACATGTGACCCTTAACATGGACTCCTTGCACCAATCACTTCAACACTTCCTACATTATTCTCAAGATTACAATGGTGCGTGAGATTAGTAAAAGAAAAGCATACCCGCTAAGATCAAGCAATTCCAAGTTTGGATAGCTTGAAGCAATAGAAGCAACAGAAGCATCAGTGATGTCAACTCCAAGAACAAGTGAAAGCATCCGCAATTCACTGATCaatgcaaaaacaaaagaacaatcCACGGTAAGTAtgtatgaaaataaagatCCACCCCGAACAATCAAGATAAAAATTTACTTTGCACAAGCTCGTTGCAATACTAAATGAGCACTAGTAGCACAAACCTCAATTGTGCAGCTGTGAGTGCTAGTACTACAGCATGAGAAAGACGGAAAGATGAGATGTGTATGTTCTGTAATCTTGGGCAACCCCTTCCCATTCCATCAACCATCGCAACAAGGTCAGTGCTATCATTTTCTTGACGAGAAAACTCCAAGGAAATCTCCTTTAAATTGGGGCAATTGAAAGCCTGCCAAGATAGTAAGTGGATGAGCAAACTTCCTTTTCCAACAGAGGTAGCCATTGTAAgagataaaaggaaaagagttATTACCATCTTAGAGAGGGAGCGAAGATCTGAAAGCCAAAGTGTGCCAAGACTCGGTGAACAGAGGGAAAAACTCCCCAAACTAGAACAACCTTCCATCTTAAGAATCTTAAGACATCGTTTATCGGCAACAAAACGACCAAGTTCACCACTGtatattagaaattaaaaagaaggcCAAACATCAGTTATTGGATCACATTTTCTGCTATGAACTTCAGCTGTCACTAAACTTTTCATCACATCACTTTCACACGGTCAATTATTATAATCATGgatcaacaaaaagaataagTATATTAgatcaaaaaaagaaatggccAAACATCAGTCATTGATCACATTTTCTGTTATGAACTTCAGCTGTCACTATTCTCATCATCATACCACTTTCACAAATCAATTATAATCATGgatcaacaaaaagaataagTATATTAGAGATAAAAAGAATTGGCCAAACATCAGTCATTGGATCACAGTTTCTGTTATGAATTTCAGCTATCACT is part of the Cucurbita pepo subsp. pepo cultivar mu-cu-16 chromosome LG12, ASM280686v2, whole genome shotgun sequence genome and harbors:
- the LOC111806627 gene encoding auxin-induced protein 22D-like; this encodes MVKMAVSNDRDLQATELRLGLPGSNEPDRCSGLKPNKRPFSEIDKESNSSISDAGNCLDQSSQSPPSKAQVVGWPPVRSNRRNCLAGKKNEVESCGGVYVKVSMDGAPYLRKLDLTIYKSYTELVKALENMFKFNLGGYSEKEGFNGSDYAATYEDKDGDWMLVGDVPWEMFISSCKRLRIMKGTEARGLSENRH
- the LOC111806618 gene encoding auxin-induced protein AUX28-like, producing MAENKKMEFEETELRLGLPGNNNNNNNSGGGGESGEITARKRGFAETVSSETISKVDLKLNLSSKEATGDDDGVAADRNPRNDDKAVLTADPAKPPAKAQVVGWPPVRSFRKNNMLAFVKVSMDGAPYLRKVDLKMYKSYKQLSDALAAMFGSFTTISNCGSQEMKDFMNESKLMDLLSGSDYVPTYEDKDGDWMLVGDVPWEMFVESCKRLRIMKGKEAIGLAPRAVEKCKNRS
- the LOC111807226 gene encoding F-box/LRR-repeat protein 17-like, with product MERFHHHQGGATTTTTTSNATNSDLKCGKKRGSYNCGRCGLPKKGHVCNLTPTTTTTTAITSTPTTDSCNSARGSTIDHASHSHLRRALSFDEADDLPSGFHSDLDDADEAELGFDYPEIDPDASGCLPASCLWEILRRLPPAGILSAATVCKGWRETTRKIWKAAEVLRLTVPSRAQVGFVGSLLQKYSRLVTLSLRLESDLDSMLLACIAFSCPSLEVLEITKSQSSLNRITGGELGRFVADKRCLKILKMEGCSSLGSFSLCSPSLGTLWLSDLRSLSKMAFNCPNLKEISLEFSRQENDSTDLVAMVDGMGRGCPRLQNIHISSFRLSHAVVLALTAAQLSELRMLSLVLGVDITDASVASIASSYPNLELLDLSGSSISDSGIGMICNVFPDSLSRLLLALCPNITSSGIQFATAELPLLELMDCGMTICDPNAQDSTSETGDHELSKQPNSKFHLIYQKLIIKHNHLKKLSLWGCSGLDALYLNCPQLEDLNLNSCKNLHPERLLLQCPSLRTVHASDCKELVVGAIRIQLDKAAAPEENLLSCKRLADGSKRIRVPPLINSQSSDNYTKRRRVGSHQCNILMS